From a region of the Pochonia chlamydosporia 170 chromosome Unknown PCv3seq00015, whole genome shotgun sequence genome:
- a CDS encoding DDE superfamily endonuclease domain-containing protein, with amino-acid sequence MESRIQEALQYFEDFPGAKVAAVARLFHVPLGRLRYRLEGRQPKKGAAGHNTLLTRPEELAVCRYIDRLDNVGLSVRKEFVRDAANLILRERSSKAKAGNPPAVGQHWVSRFLTRYGYDSKKQKTLDSNRQVAEDIDKVNQYFQRLREIIETHGITPEDIWNMDETGFQLGVGKDQLIVTKRERAHYLAIPTNRESATAIEAISAAGRHCPGFLIMTGSKHMARWYAESVGLDEDTALGVSETGYSNDELSLEWIRHFDKHTASTAKGLKRLLILDGHGSHHTKEFIEYCDNHHIIPFGLPSHLTHILQPLDVCVFQPLKHYHAKALDLAVRDGCTNITKLEFLASIKDVRNHAFKRSTIFSAFQKTGIYPFNPHVVLQVLESRQPHNPTPEPQFPTGSSPFETPLTLRQVNKLANNIMEAVDEFPDLMASISTDIDRYVRGTLAMSTELVQTKRDLGRTKLAETVAKRRRAMKNKTLQTGGVLTVAEGRRMVQRRVDADLAAARRRVQAAEQRARNGYKRWFEATAKEARKWRTSGRLEPAAVYETDRRCRLLKRF; translated from the coding sequence ATGGAGTCGCGTATTCAAGAGGCTCTTCAGTACTTTGAGGATTTTCCTGGCGCAAAAGTGGCCGCGGTTGCGCGGTTATTCCACGTGCCGCTTGGCCGACTGCGATATCGACTAGAAGGCCGGCAACCTAAGAAAGGCGCTGCCGGCCACAATACACTGCTGACGCGCCCAGAAGAGCTTGCAGTGTGTAGATATATTGACCGGCTTGACAATGTAGGCTTATCTGTGCGCAAGGAATTTGTGCGGGACGCGGCGAATCTAATCCTGCGCGAGAGGTCTTCCAAGGCTAAGGCTGGCAATCCACCTGCAGTTGGCCAGCACTGGGTCTCTCGCTTCCTTACACGGTACGGTTacgacagcaagaagcagaagacgCTGGATTCTAACCGCCAGGTTGCAGAAGATATCGACAAGGTTAACCAGTACTTCCAACGGCTCCGGGAGATTATTGAAACCCATGGCATCACCCCTGAAGACATCTGGAATATGGACGAGACTGGGTTCCAACTTGGCGTAGGAAAGGATCAGTTGATTGTGACTAAGCGAGAGCGAGCCCACTACCTTGCCATTCCTACGAACCGTGAATCAGCTACTGCTATAGAGGCTATCTCGGCAGCCGGGCGCCACTGCCCTGGTTTCCTCATCATGACTGGATCTAAGCACATGGCCCGTTGGTACGCAGAGTCTGtgggcttggatgaagataCTGCGCTGGGTGTTTCAGAGACTGGTTACTCGAATGACGAATTGAGTCTTGAATGGATTCGGCATTTTGACAAGCACACGGCATCAACAGCTAAAGGACTGAAGCGGTTGTTGATCCTGGATGGCCATGGCTCGCACCATACTAAGGAATTTATCGAGTACTgtgacaaccaccacatcatacCTTTTGGCTTACCGTCGCACTTGACACatattcttcagccactagATGTGTGCGTATTTCAGCCGCTAAAACATTACCATGCCAAGGCGCTGGATCTGGCAGTTCGCGACGGCTGCACTAACATCACCAAGCTAGAATTTTTGGCTTCTATTAAGGATGTACGCAACCACGCCTTCAAGCGTAGTACGATCTTCTCTGCATTTCAGAAAACTGGAATCTATCCATTCAATCCACATGTGGTCCTACAGGTCCTGGAGTCTCGGCAACCACACAATCCTACGCCTGAGCCGCAGTTTCCAACTGGATCTTCACCATTCGAGACTCCTCTAACCTTGCGGCAAGTTAACAAGCTAGCCAACAACATTATGGAAGCTGTCGACGAATTCCCAGACTTAATGGCTTCAATATCTACTGATATAGATCGATATGTTCGGGGGACGCTTGCCATGAGCACGGAGCTAGTGCAAACAAAGAGAGATCTAGGGCgcaccaagttggccgagaCGGTGGCTAAGCGGCGCAGGGCAATGAAGAATAAGACCTTACAGACAGGAGGAGTGCTTACAGTGGCAGAAGGCCGGCGTATGGTGCAGCGAAGGGTTGACGCAgatctggcggcggcaaggcgACGTGTGCAAGCAGCGGAACAACGGGCGCGCAATGGATACAAGCGGTGGTTTGAAgcaactgccaaggaagctcGTAAGTGGAGGACATCTGGGAGGCTAGAACCAGCGGCAGTTTATGAAACGGACCGCCGTTGTAGGTTGTTGAAGCGATTCTAA